A DNA window from Luteolibacter luteus contains the following coding sequences:
- the dacB gene encoding D-alanyl-D-alanine carboxypeptidase/D-alanyl-D-alanine endopeptidase, giving the protein MQGSSIAKVILFLSGWVIAGWLLVAPRIEPISINFDSSSIGEAADKLVPVEKGPYQRIFEKWATDPGLEGALIGFCMLDGEGDTIYASPLAETALCPASALKTVTSAAAFDLLGPEFRFETHFGSGSAMGADGVLDGNLVLVGGGDPTLETADLDAMVADLVKAGLKQVTGKLVVDASIFPAQAVSDHWNWGDIGNAYGAGAFGVNLNHNRLEIPFLPGTKEGEPAKIGPGLLVAKDTRWLNRVTTGPAGSGDQVVVYSEPYGRAIMLQGTVPLGESPFIVTGALPDPPATVSEYLMATLKAKGINLLGREIPIAKPEVTLATHQSAALPEIVDHLHFVSDNLEAQCFFLTMGGLRKMEGGKALRSYWEQKGVFFRGLRLIDGSGLARATMIRPIDLAEINHLARHGSNGDRFKQSLKEYLGGSVRAKLGAMSGVRTEVGFLTLADGREVTFALMANGLDPAFDYWPLCEDLLKSIRDYK; this is encoded by the coding sequence GTGCAAGGTTCGAGCATCGCGAAAGTCATCTTATTTCTCTCTGGCTGGGTCATCGCCGGATGGCTTCTCGTCGCTCCACGCATTGAGCCGATCTCGATCAACTTCGATTCGAGTTCGATCGGGGAGGCGGCGGACAAGCTGGTTCCCGTCGAGAAGGGGCCGTATCAACGAATCTTTGAAAAGTGGGCAACCGATCCCGGCTTGGAGGGTGCTCTGATCGGTTTCTGCATGCTTGATGGCGAAGGCGACACGATCTACGCCTCGCCGCTTGCGGAGACCGCCCTTTGTCCGGCATCGGCACTGAAGACCGTGACTTCTGCGGCGGCGTTCGATTTGCTCGGTCCGGAGTTCCGTTTTGAGACCCACTTCGGTAGCGGCTCTGCCATGGGTGCAGACGGAGTGCTGGATGGAAATCTGGTCTTGGTCGGCGGTGGAGATCCCACGCTGGAGACCGCCGATCTGGATGCCATGGTGGCTGATCTGGTGAAGGCCGGTCTGAAGCAGGTCACCGGCAAGCTGGTGGTGGATGCCTCCATTTTTCCTGCCCAAGCAGTGAGCGATCACTGGAACTGGGGCGATATCGGCAATGCCTATGGGGCAGGAGCCTTTGGAGTGAACCTGAATCACAATCGCTTGGAAATTCCCTTCCTGCCTGGAACCAAGGAAGGCGAGCCCGCCAAGATCGGCCCGGGATTGCTCGTGGCGAAAGATACCCGCTGGCTGAATCGCGTGACGACCGGGCCGGCGGGCAGCGGCGATCAGGTGGTGGTCTATTCGGAGCCCTATGGCCGTGCCATCATGCTTCAGGGGACTGTTCCTCTGGGAGAGTCACCTTTCATCGTGACCGGTGCTTTGCCCGATCCCCCGGCGACAGTGTCGGAGTATCTCATGGCAACATTGAAAGCGAAGGGGATCAACCTCTTGGGACGTGAAATTCCGATCGCGAAGCCGGAAGTCACCTTGGCAACGCATCAGTCGGCAGCGTTGCCGGAGATCGTCGATCACCTCCATTTCGTCAGCGATAACTTGGAGGCTCAGTGCTTCTTCCTCACCATGGGTGGTCTTCGGAAAATGGAGGGGGGCAAGGCGCTGCGCAGCTACTGGGAACAGAAGGGCGTATTTTTCCGGGGGCTTCGTTTGATTGATGGCAGCGGCCTCGCCCGCGCAACGATGATCCGCCCCATCGATCTGGCGGAAATCAATCACCTCGCGCGTCACGGCTCCAATGGCGACCGCTTCAAGCAAAGCCTGAAGGAATACCTTGGCGGTAGCGTCCGCGCGAAGCTTGGTGCGATGTCGGGAGTCCGGACAGAAGTGGGCTTCCTCACGCTGGCGGATGGGCGTGAAGTGACCTTTGCCCTGATGGCAAACGGTCTCGATCCCGCCTTTGACTACTGGCCGCTGTGTGAGGATTTGCTCAAGAGCATCCGGGACTACAAGTGA
- a CDS encoding PDZ domain-containing protein: MKTIRLISSVAFSAASLAASLHAQEFREIPVTPDPKEEPLTMERLYIEERAKEQQQRDHLPPIPDESPVNPKTESEEIQRQMLDRIHQHMLLEQPKPEFQEAKQPDWVIGLGVEPLDPFVRAHLRLDENSGARVSLVAKDLPAAAAGIEINDIILSANGRNITKVDELREIVDQSGKEGRPIAMVVVHQGERRPVVVIPKSTKPVEPPEEAGPDRAAPERPFAEFAKRLERQEKQIRELQKEVRRLRKELREDRDEDHDDHDHE; encoded by the coding sequence ATGAAAACGATCCGACTCATCTCAAGTGTCGCGTTCTCCGCGGCTTCCCTGGCTGCATCGCTTCACGCGCAGGAGTTCCGGGAGATTCCCGTGACGCCCGATCCCAAGGAAGAGCCCCTGACAATGGAGAGGCTCTATATCGAGGAGCGGGCAAAAGAGCAGCAGCAACGGGACCATCTCCCTCCGATTCCGGACGAGTCACCCGTGAACCCGAAGACGGAGTCCGAGGAAATCCAACGCCAGATGTTGGATCGCATCCACCAGCACATGCTTCTTGAGCAACCCAAGCCGGAATTCCAGGAAGCGAAGCAACCGGACTGGGTGATCGGGCTGGGCGTGGAGCCTTTGGATCCCTTCGTGAGAGCCCACCTGCGTCTCGACGAGAATAGTGGTGCGCGGGTAAGCCTCGTCGCCAAGGATCTACCGGCCGCAGCAGCAGGGATCGAAATCAACGATATTATCCTTTCCGCGAACGGGAGGAACATCACCAAGGTGGACGAGTTGAGGGAGATCGTCGATCAGTCCGGAAAGGAAGGACGCCCTATCGCGATGGTCGTGGTTCACCAGGGTGAGCGCCGTCCGGTGGTGGTGATTCCTAAAAGCACCAAGCCCGTCGAACCGCCAGAGGAAGCAGGTCCGGACAGGGCCGCGCCCGAACGCCCCTTTGCCGAGTTTGCCAAGCGGCTGGAGCGGCAGGAAAAACAGATCCGCGAGCTTCAGAAGGAAGTGCGGCGCCTTCGCAAGGAGCTCAGGGAAGATCGGGATGAGGATCACGATGATCACGACCACGAGTGA
- a CDS encoding DUF5077 domain-containing protein — protein MKRLFLLALILPLHAAPTDEALLSFVRDRAKAERVTPKPFDMDKATATRCSIDSVLAADKDHGGSLFHIYTSEAAALPIFDPYGKFPEGSIVLKEKISRENGAATLFTGMVKREKGFNPEVGDWEFFTVDASASKIAERGKMERCATCHEDFPKGDFITRYLYSRPAQLSGGRIVLHSCEAQAHGEKLHYEEQENKNTLGFWVNPADWASWDFEVQQAGTYAIHIWQGCGAGSGDSEVEIKCAGESSRFKVEDTGHFQNFKEREIGKVTFDKAGPQTLEVRALSKPGVAVMDLRQVVLVPLKE, from the coding sequence ATGAAACGGCTGTTTCTTCTCGCGCTCATTTTGCCGCTCCACGCCGCCCCTACGGATGAGGCGCTGCTCAGCTTTGTCCGGGATCGGGCCAAGGCCGAGCGCGTGACGCCAAAGCCCTTCGACATGGACAAGGCGACCGCGACGCGCTGCAGCATTGATTCCGTCCTAGCTGCGGACAAGGACCATGGAGGCTCCCTTTTCCACATCTACACGAGCGAAGCCGCCGCCCTCCCGATCTTCGACCCCTACGGCAAGTTTCCGGAAGGAAGCATCGTCTTGAAGGAGAAGATCTCCCGTGAGAATGGCGCTGCCACGCTTTTCACGGGCATGGTGAAGCGTGAAAAGGGTTTCAATCCGGAAGTGGGAGACTGGGAGTTCTTCACCGTGGATGCCAGTGCATCGAAAATCGCGGAGCGTGGGAAAATGGAGCGATGCGCCACTTGTCATGAGGATTTTCCGAAGGGTGATTTCATCACGCGCTACCTCTACTCCCGCCCGGCGCAACTCAGTGGTGGTCGCATCGTCCTCCACTCCTGCGAGGCTCAAGCCCATGGCGAGAAGCTCCACTACGAAGAACAGGAGAACAAGAACACCCTCGGCTTCTGGGTGAATCCCGCGGACTGGGCATCGTGGGATTTCGAGGTCCAACAAGCGGGGACATACGCCATCCACATCTGGCAAGGGTGCGGAGCGGGCAGCGGCGATAGCGAGGTGGAAATCAAGTGTGCGGGAGAAAGCAGCCGCTTCAAAGTGGAGGACACCGGACACTTCCAGAACTTCAAGGAGCGGGAGATTGGAAAAGTGACCTTCGATAAAGCGGGGCCGCAAACTTTGGAAGTTCGCGCCCTCTCGAAACCCGGGGTCGCAGTCATGGATCTGCGGCAAGTGGTTCTCGTGCCGTTGAAAGAATAA
- a CDS encoding alpha-ketoglutarate-dependent dioxygenase AlkB family protein: MDLFHQPGINLLPRDGIVNYYGCVLDRCDAWDYFEALMVTVPWRHDELVMFGKPVVTSRKVAWFGDSDFSYTYSGRTKKALPWTRELSALKRLVEERTGATFNSCLLNLYQNGGEGMGWHSDDEKDLVLDACIASMSLGAERRFDFRHKETKETVSILLEHGSLLAMKGETQRYWQHRLPPAKKIAEARINLTFRARVI, from the coding sequence ATGGATCTATTTCACCAACCTGGCATCAACCTGCTGCCCCGTGATGGCATAGTGAATTACTACGGATGTGTATTGGATCGCTGTGATGCATGGGACTACTTCGAGGCGCTGATGGTCACGGTGCCTTGGCGTCACGATGAACTGGTGATGTTCGGCAAGCCGGTCGTCACATCGAGGAAGGTCGCGTGGTTCGGAGACTCGGATTTCTCTTATACATACTCCGGAAGGACCAAGAAGGCTCTGCCGTGGACACGAGAGCTCTCCGCCCTAAAGAGACTGGTGGAGGAAAGGACCGGTGCCACCTTTAATTCATGCCTGCTGAACCTCTATCAAAACGGCGGTGAAGGCATGGGCTGGCACAGCGATGACGAGAAGGATCTGGTACTCGATGCCTGCATCGCCTCGATGAGCTTGGGAGCAGAGCGGCGGTTCGACTTCCGGCATAAGGAAACGAAGGAGACGGTCTCAATTCTGCTGGAGCATGGCAGCCTGCTCGCAATGAAAGGTGAGACGCAGCGATACTGGCAGCATCGCCTGCCGCCAGCGAAGAAGATCGCGGAGGCACGGATCAACCTGACGTTCCGGGCGCGAGTCATTTGA